The Mucilaginibacter yixingensis genome window below encodes:
- a CDS encoding glycoside hydrolase family 2 TIM barrel-domain containing protein, translating to MKNLLICFAILLSGQWVSAQQSVRRDSLLNFDWKFNLGDTPDAKNTAFNDKTWTTVQLPHDGSITGAFDTISGTRGNGYRPRHIGWYRKTFVVPANTTGKRIVLDFEGVYRAAEVWVNGAYLGKHLNGYTGFSYDVTRLATPGKPVTIAVRYDNTYKQSSRWYTGEGIYRNVWLRIISPVHVVDNGTYITTPFIADGRADVAIQTTVANQTDSTNMVTLKTVLIDARGKEIKSLISMVPLRAHEAYTYHQYTSITNPVRWDVASPVLYTAKTYVLKGNAVIDNYQTRFGIRTVSFSPEEGFVLNGRKVFLNGVNIHHDLGPLGSAAFDKGFRRRLLGLKQMGVNAIRLAHNPHAQSALDMCDELGILVFDESFDKWSNEYYGPGEDFHQHWQADLEWFIRRDRNHPSVFIWSVGNEVAVKQEYKDSSFVVQLDKMVDVAHRLDPSRKVTSGLYPSRDEDVPVPMAFHMDVMSDNYMARFYKRDHPKFPQLIFLESEMTTDNGGESFFGYDHSYACGQFYWGGTDYIGESFGWPSKGWNGIIDWCDFWKPISYYIKSLYSPEPMVKIAVFDAAGSDARVWNDVFMKNLKMTDSWNWEAGKKLTLYTFTTGDEVELFLNNKSVGIKQIKDFPKNKILWELNYEPGTIKAIARKNGKPIATDEIKTAGKAHHIVLKTDSTRMRADGLDLSYITVNIVDQNGILVPDAANDIQFDVKGAATIAGVANSNRLSDELFVASHRKAYEGKCLLVLRSGRATGKVQVKATATGLKGDVLNITVQ from the coding sequence ATGAAAAATTTACTTATTTGTTTTGCCATCTTGCTCTCAGGGCAATGGGTATCAGCTCAACAGTCAGTCCGCAGGGATAGTCTGCTTAATTTTGATTGGAAATTTAATCTAGGCGATACACCTGATGCCAAAAACACCGCCTTTAATGATAAGACATGGACTACGGTGCAACTGCCGCATGACGGTAGCATAACCGGCGCCTTCGATACCATCAGCGGCACCCGCGGCAACGGTTATCGCCCGCGGCACATTGGCTGGTACCGCAAAACGTTTGTGGTGCCAGCCAATACAACAGGTAAACGCATTGTGCTTGACTTTGAGGGCGTTTATCGTGCTGCTGAGGTTTGGGTAAATGGCGCTTATTTGGGTAAGCATCTTAACGGCTACACCGGTTTTAGTTATGATGTTACCAGGCTGGCAACGCCCGGTAAACCGGTGACTATTGCCGTGCGATATGATAATACCTATAAACAAAGCTCGCGCTGGTATACCGGCGAGGGCATTTATCGTAATGTGTGGCTACGCATCATATCGCCGGTGCATGTGGTTGATAATGGTACCTATATTACCACCCCGTTCATTGCTGATGGCAGGGCAGACGTTGCCATACAAACAACCGTTGCTAACCAGACCGATAGCACCAACATGGTGACGCTTAAAACGGTGCTTATTGACGCGAGGGGCAAAGAAATAAAATCGCTTATCAGCATGGTTCCTTTGCGTGCGCATGAGGCATACACCTATCATCAATATACTTCTATCACTAACCCCGTGCGCTGGGATGTTGCTTCGCCTGTATTGTATACAGCTAAAACTTATGTGCTGAAAGGCAATGCGGTGATTGATAATTATCAAACTCGTTTCGGCATCCGTACGGTAAGTTTTAGTCCGGAAGAGGGCTTTGTATTAAATGGACGTAAGGTGTTTTTAAACGGGGTTAATATTCATCATGATTTGGGTCCACTGGGCTCGGCGGCTTTTGATAAAGGTTTCCGCCGCCGCTTGCTGGGTTTGAAACAGATGGGTGTGAACGCCATTCGTTTGGCGCATAATCCGCATGCACAGTCGGCATTGGATATGTGCGATGAATTGGGCATTCTGGTTTTTGATGAAAGCTTTGACAAATGGAGCAACGAGTATTATGGCCCCGGCGAAGATTTCCATCAACACTGGCAGGCCGATCTGGAGTGGTTTATCCGCAGGGATCGTAACCATCCCAGCGTATTTATCTGGAGCGTAGGTAACGAGGTGGCGGTTAAGCAGGAGTACAAAGACAGTTCTTTTGTGGTGCAATTAGATAAAATGGTTGATGTGGCGCATCGTTTGGATCCATCGCGCAAGGTAACCAGTGGCTTATATCCTTCAAGAGATGAGGATGTGCCGGTGCCCATGGCTTTCCACATGGATGTAATGAGTGATAATTATATGGCGCGGTTCTACAAACGCGATCATCCCAAATTTCCGCAGCTCATCTTTCTGGAAAGTGAGATGACTACTGACAATGGCGGCGAAAGCTTTTTTGGTTACGATCATAGCTATGCCTGCGGTCAGTTTTATTGGGGCGGTACCGATTACATTGGCGAGTCATTCGGCTGGCCATCCAAGGGCTGGAATGGCATTATAGATTGGTGCGATTTCTGGAAACCCATCAGCTATTACATCAAAAGTCTTTACTCACCGGAACCAATGGTGAAGATTGCTGTTTTTGATGCCGCAGGCAGCGATGCCAGGGTTTGGAACGATGTGTTTATGAAAAACCTGAAGATGACCGATAGCTGGAACTGGGAGGCTGGTAAAAAGCTTACCCTTTACACCTTTACCACTGGCGACGAGGTGGAGCTGTTTCTGAATAATAAATCGGTCGGCATTAAGCAGATCAAAGATTTTCCTAAAAACAAGATCTTGTGGGAACTTAATTATGAGCCGGGAACTATTAAAGCCATTGCCCGTAAAAACGGTAAACCTATTGCTACCGATGAGATTAAGACTGCTGGCAAGGCTCACCACATTGTCCTGAAAACCGACTCGACCCGCATGCGTGCAGATGGCCTTGATTTGAGTTATATCACCGTTAACATTGTAGACCAGAATGGTATCTTAGTGCCAGACGCGGCTAATGATATTCAGTTCGATGTAAAAGGTGCTGCCACTATTGCCGGTGTTGCCAATAGTAACCGCCTGAGCGATGAGCTTTTTGTGGCCAGTCACCGTAAGGCTTATGAGGGTAAGTGTTTATTGGTTTTACGCAGCGGCCGCGCAACCGGCAAGGTGCAGGTAAAAGCCACTGCTACAGGCCTTAAGGGCGACGTGCTGAATATCACTGTTCAATAA